A stretch of the Aminivibrio sp. genome encodes the following:
- a CDS encoding ABC transporter ATP-binding protein: MSLIAVQNIVKIYRTGDVELRALDGVTFSVEQGEFVSIMGHSGSGKSTMMNILGCLDVPDEGSYSLDGSDVESLPKDALAGIRNRKIGFVFQGFNLLPRATALENVELPLIYSGVPGKVRKERSRAALERVGLADRMGHRPSQMSGGQQQRVAIARALVGETPLILADEPTGNLDTKTSEEIMNLFVELNREGKTIILVTHEPDIAEYSSRTIRFRDGRLTDDERRAPRA, encoded by the coding sequence ATGAGCCTCATTGCCGTGCAGAACATCGTGAAAATCTACCGCACCGGCGATGTGGAGCTCCGGGCCCTGGACGGGGTCACCTTCTCGGTGGAGCAGGGAGAGTTCGTTTCCATCATGGGGCACTCCGGCTCGGGAAAGTCCACCATGATGAACATCCTGGGCTGCCTGGACGTACCTGACGAAGGTTCCTACTCGCTCGACGGCAGCGATGTGGAATCCCTGCCGAAGGACGCCCTCGCCGGAATACGGAACAGGAAGATCGGCTTCGTCTTCCAGGGATTCAACCTCCTTCCCCGGGCCACTGCCCTGGAAAACGTTGAACTGCCCCTCATCTACTCCGGCGTGCCGGGAAAAGTCCGGAAGGAGAGAAGCCGGGCAGCCCTGGAACGGGTCGGCCTTGCAGACCGGATGGGGCACCGGCCCAGCCAGATGTCCGGCGGCCAGCAGCAGCGGGTGGCCATAGCCCGGGCCCTGGTGGGGGAAACGCCTCTCATCCTGGCGGACGAACCCACGGGCAACCTGGACACCAAAACCAGCGAGGAGATCATGAATCTTTTCGTGGAACTGAACCGGGAGGGCAAGACCATCATCCTGGTCACCCACGAACCCGACATCGCCGAGTACAGTTCCCGTACCATCAGGTTCCGGGACGGCAGGCTCACCGACGACGAAAGGAGGGCTCCCCGTGCTTGA
- a CDS encoding translation initiation factor, which translates to MAGKGKKERISVEADASPLGISLGALLGKNTPPKEAPPGKTRPEAPVSSGEGKLPGRAVLSRETKGRGGKTVTRISFRDGSPPDTAALLRSLRAALGCGGTVEGNDILLQGDQTVRAGEWFAARRVKVTRGQ; encoded by the coding sequence ATGGCAGGAAAAGGGAAAAAGGAGCGCATTTCAGTGGAGGCGGATGCTTCCCCTCTCGGAATTTCCCTGGGGGCCCTTCTGGGAAAGAACACCCCGCCGAAGGAAGCCCCTCCGGGAAAGACACGCCCCGAAGCACCCGTTTCCTCCGGGGAAGGAAAACTGCCCGGGCGGGCCGTCCTTTCCAGGGAGACAAAGGGACGGGGAGGCAAGACCGTCACCCGGATTTCCTTTCGGGACGGGTCTCCGCCGGACACAGCGGCGCTTTTGAGGAGTCTCCGCGCGGCCTTGGGCTGCGGAGGAACCGTGGAGGGAAACGACATTCTGCTCCAGGGAGACCAGACGGTACGGGCAGGCGAGTGGTTCGCCGCCCGCAGGGTGAAGGTCACCCGCGGACAGTGA
- a CDS encoding MFS transporter, with protein MARRMGWLLLAACFHMAYVLRLSAGVLAAPLGREFGLTAGAFGLMSSMVFYAYTLMQVPVGILADSAGPRLTVGWGMATAGAGAILFASAGSLSLLFAGRILMGAGVAGAFVCTMKFLADNFEGERFATLSGITSLIGNAGGMTAQAPLALLVAALTWRWSFVLLGVVSLLLSLLCFLVLPRGGRRPFSFPTLGEGLRGVFSSAGMYSVTLNYLANQACFLALSGTWGISYLRAVHLIDGAPLMTLMAGGVMAGAVAAGKLSDRWGSRKKPLCLFALAHCFLWGLLVFLPNPFPRLGLAALLGGIGFFAGALVIPWSVAKELNPPEHTGLSIAVMNTVAFLAVAVLTSSMGRALDGAAALGPVDAWRHSLLLPLAVSAAGLVGAVLTPETFERKRTG; from the coding sequence TTGGCGCGACGGATGGGATGGCTGCTTCTGGCGGCGTGTTTTCACATGGCCTATGTTCTCCGCCTCTCCGCCGGGGTGCTCGCAGCCCCTCTCGGGAGAGAATTCGGGCTGACCGCCGGAGCCTTCGGCCTCATGTCCTCCATGGTTTTCTATGCCTATACCCTGATGCAGGTACCTGTGGGCATCCTGGCGGATTCCGCCGGTCCCAGGCTCACGGTGGGCTGGGGGATGGCCACGGCGGGAGCAGGAGCCATCCTCTTCGCCTCGGCGGGGAGCCTCTCCCTTCTCTTCGCAGGGAGAATCCTCATGGGGGCCGGTGTGGCGGGGGCTTTCGTCTGCACCATGAAGTTCTTGGCGGACAACTTCGAAGGGGAGCGCTTCGCCACCCTTTCGGGGATCACGTCCCTCATCGGCAACGCGGGAGGAATGACGGCCCAGGCGCCACTTGCCCTGCTCGTGGCCGCCCTGACCTGGAGATGGTCCTTCGTCCTGCTCGGCGTCGTTTCCCTTCTGCTCTCCCTGCTCTGCTTCCTGGTCCTCCCCCGGGGCGGACGGCGCCCCTTTTCCTTCCCCACGCTTGGGGAAGGTCTCAGAGGGGTATTCTCCTCGGCGGGTATGTATTCCGTGACTCTCAACTACCTCGCGAACCAGGCATGTTTCCTGGCCCTGTCCGGTACATGGGGGATTTCCTACCTGAGGGCCGTTCACCTGATTGACGGTGCGCCTCTCATGACCCTCATGGCAGGAGGAGTCATGGCAGGCGCCGTAGCCGCCGGGAAACTCTCGGACCGGTGGGGGAGCAGAAAGAAGCCTCTCTGCCTCTTTGCCCTCGCCCACTGCTTCCTGTGGGGTCTCCTTGTCTTTCTCCCCAACCCCTTTCCACGGCTCGGCCTTGCCGCCCTTCTCGGAGGCATCGGTTTCTTCGCCGGAGCGCTGGTTATTCCGTGGTCCGTGGCGAAGGAACTGAACCCCCCGGAACATACGGGCCTGTCCATCGCCGTGATGAACACAGTTGCCTTCCTTGCGGTGGCGGTGCTGACATCCTCCATGGGCAGGGCTCTTGACGGCGCTGCGGCGCTTGGCCCAGTGGATGCCTGGCGGCACAGCCTTCTTCTGCCCCTGGCGGTTTCCGCGGCGGGGCTGGTCGGGGCTGTTCTTACGCCGGAGACCTTCGAGCGCAAGAGAACCGGGTGA
- a CDS encoding ABC transporter permease, with amino-acid sequence MLETLRTALRSLLSNKIRSALTMLGIIIGVAAVITMVAIGAGASRNIQQYISGVGSNILIIMPGASTAGGVRQQAGSASTLTVQDAEALEKETFALRGVAPEIYSRTQLVYGNMNWSTMITGSTPSIFDIREWRIAEGRFFIDGEARSGAKVVVLGSTVAKNLFGEADPVGNTIRIRNVPMEVVGVLAPKGQTPWGQDQDDTAFVPFRTAKLRLFRRTAANSVQRITAAAVDGNSVAEAEREIKAILRQRHRLSERDPDDFDVRNMAEMLDAAAQSTKVMSLLLGAVASVSLLVGGIGIMNIMLVSVTERTREIGIRMAIGARGSDIRTQFLMEALLLSVAGGIIGIVLGTSASKIITGFLGWATVVSTGSIVMAFGFSVFVGIFFGFYPAWKASLLNPIEALRYE; translated from the coding sequence GTGCTTGAAACACTTCGCACCGCCCTGCGTTCCCTGCTTTCCAACAAGATACGGTCGGCCCTCACCATGCTGGGCATCATCATCGGCGTCGCAGCGGTGATCACCATGGTGGCCATCGGCGCCGGGGCCAGCCGGAACATCCAGCAGTACATCTCAGGCGTGGGCAGCAACATCCTCATTATCATGCCCGGGGCCTCCACTGCCGGGGGCGTCCGCCAGCAGGCAGGGTCAGCCTCTACCCTCACGGTGCAGGACGCCGAGGCCCTTGAAAAGGAAACCTTCGCCCTCCGGGGCGTGGCCCCTGAAATCTACAGCAGGACCCAGCTTGTCTACGGCAACATGAACTGGTCCACCATGATCACCGGCAGCACCCCCTCCATCTTCGACATCAGGGAATGGCGCATCGCCGAGGGCCGTTTCTTCATCGACGGCGAGGCCCGGAGCGGCGCCAAGGTGGTTGTCCTCGGCTCCACGGTGGCGAAGAACCTCTTCGGCGAGGCGGACCCCGTGGGGAATACCATCCGCATCCGGAACGTCCCCATGGAGGTGGTGGGCGTCCTCGCCCCCAAGGGGCAGACCCCCTGGGGGCAGGACCAGGACGATACTGCCTTCGTTCCCTTCCGGACGGCCAAGCTCAGGCTTTTCCGCCGGACGGCGGCCAACTCCGTCCAGAGAATCACTGCGGCCGCCGTGGACGGCAATTCCGTGGCCGAGGCCGAGCGGGAGATCAAGGCCATACTCCGGCAGCGGCACCGCCTCTCCGAACGGGATCCGGACGATTTCGACGTGCGAAATATGGCGGAGATGCTCGACGCGGCGGCCCAGTCCACCAAAGTCATGTCCCTTCTCCTTGGGGCGGTGGCCTCCGTCTCCCTCCTCGTCGGAGGCATCGGCATCATGAACATCATGCTGGTTTCCGTGACGGAACGCACCAGGGAGATCGGCATCCGCATGGCCATCGGCGCCCGGGGATCGGACATCCGCACCCAGTTCCTCATGGAGGCCTTGCTCCTCTCCGTGGCGGGAGGAATCATCGGCATCGTGCTCGGGACATCCGCCTCGAAGATCATCACGGGATTTCTCGGCTGGGCCACCGTCGTCTCCACCGGGTCCATCGTGATGGCCTTCGGCTTTTCCGTCTTCGTGGGCATCTTCTTCGGCTTCTACCCCGCCTGGAAGGCTTCCCTCCTCAACCCCATAGAGGCCCTGCGGTACGAGTAA
- a CDS encoding efflux RND transporter periplasmic adaptor subunit has translation MKKVFVLLFFIVAGFAYLRFSHSAGPRYIFRTVPLESGNITSTVTATGKLGAVTVVEVGTQVSGTLKEIYADFNQHVKKGELIALIDPDVLRAKLEEVKANLAMARASVARAQANVADSDRNLKRNRELWNRQLIARSELDAAETTHLANRASLQEAQARVLQVQASLRQAETNLDYTRILSPEDGVVISREVNVGQTVAASLSAPTLFTIAKDLSDMQIETSVDEADIARVKEGQEVEFTVDAYGGTTFTGKVRQVRISPATSDNVVTYPVIISVANPDLKLKPGMTANVSIVTDRRKDVLKVPMAALRFSPPPEDAAQQTTAAPSSPFSPSMPRRRPGGAGGGAGLGNGNTGRTGTVSVVWTVSGDVLGDRVQFRAGISDGSFVEVIDSRELKEGDLLAVSYSEQPKESLWGKIFK, from the coding sequence TCTTCATCGTCGCCGGCTTCGCCTACCTGAGATTCTCCCATTCTGCCGGGCCCCGGTACATTTTCCGCACCGTTCCTCTGGAATCAGGGAACATAACGTCCACGGTGACCGCCACGGGCAAGCTGGGCGCCGTCACCGTGGTGGAAGTGGGAACCCAGGTTTCAGGTACCCTCAAGGAGATCTACGCCGACTTCAACCAGCACGTGAAGAAGGGAGAGCTCATCGCCCTCATCGATCCTGATGTGCTCAGGGCAAAACTCGAAGAAGTGAAGGCCAACCTCGCGATGGCCAGGGCTTCCGTCGCCAGGGCGCAGGCAAACGTGGCGGACAGCGACCGCAATCTCAAGAGAAACAGAGAACTGTGGAACCGGCAGCTGATAGCAAGAAGCGAACTCGATGCCGCAGAGACGACCCACCTGGCCAACAGGGCGAGCCTCCAGGAGGCCCAGGCCAGGGTCCTCCAGGTCCAGGCGTCCCTCCGGCAGGCGGAGACGAATCTGGACTACACCAGAATCCTTTCCCCCGAGGACGGAGTGGTCATCTCCCGGGAGGTCAATGTGGGCCAGACCGTGGCCGCCAGTCTCTCGGCACCCACTCTCTTTACCATCGCCAAGGACCTGTCAGATATGCAGATCGAGACGTCGGTGGACGAGGCGGACATCGCCCGGGTGAAGGAAGGGCAGGAGGTGGAGTTCACCGTGGACGCCTACGGCGGAACCACCTTCACCGGAAAGGTGAGGCAGGTGCGCATTTCCCCTGCCACATCGGACAACGTAGTGACCTACCCGGTCATCATCTCCGTTGCCAACCCGGACCTGAAGCTCAAGCCGGGGATGACCGCCAACGTGTCCATCGTCACTGACCGCCGGAAGGACGTCCTGAAGGTTCCCATGGCTGCCCTGAGGTTCTCCCCTCCCCCGGAGGATGCCGCTCAGCAGACTACTGCGGCCCCATCGTCCCCCTTCAGTCCCTCCATGCCCCGACGCCGTCCGGGAGGAGCGGGCGGAGGCGCCGGCCTGGGCAACGGCAACACCGGAAGGACCGGGACGGTTTCCGTGGTATGGACCGTCAGCGGCGATGTCCTGGGGGACAGGGTGCAGTTCCGGGCAGGCATCAGCGACGGATCCTTCGTGGAAGTGATCGACTCCCGGGAGCTGAAGGAAGGCGATCTTCTGGCGGTCTCCTACTCGGAGCAGCCGAAGGAATCCCTGTGGGGGAAGATCTTCAAATGA